The region TAAAAAATTTGCAAACCTTATTAAAAAACAGGTACAGATACCAATTGAGTTTTGGGATGAAAGACTTTCAACGGTTCAAGCACAAAAATCTTTTTTACAGGCAAATGTTCATTGGAAAAAAGCAAAACATTCAGTAGATAGAATTTCTGCACAGATAATACTTCAGGGTTATCTGGATTCTTTGAGATTTTGAAAATCTCAGGTAAATGTTGTAAAACAAAAACGGCTCACCTAAAATTAAGAGGGAGCCATTTTTGCCATTCACAAATCTTATGCTATTTTATATTTTATTTTAAAACAGCAAGAATATCATCAGCGTCCATAATAAGATATTCTTCGTTATCTATTTTTACCTCACTTCCGCTGTATTTTCCGAACAGTATCTTATTGCCAGGTCTTACATCTAGTGCAACTACTTTTCCGTCTGAGAGCACCTTTCCACTTCCAACCGCAATTACTTTTCCTTCCTGAGGTTTTTCTTTTGCAGTGTCAGGAAGAAAGATTCCGCCTTTTGATTTATCCTCAGACTCTAACACTTTTATAATCACTTTATCCCTTAAAGGTTTTAAATTCATTTCCACCTCCATCGTTTAAGGTAACAGGAAACTGGCAAC is a window of bacterium Unc6 DNA encoding:
- a CDS encoding co-chaperone GroES translates to MNLKPLRDKVIIKVLESEDKSKGGIFLPDTAKEKPQEGKVIAVGSGKVLSDGKVVALDVRPGNKILFGKYSGSEVKIDNEEYLIMDADDILAVLK